From the Gossypium raimondii isolate GPD5lz unplaced genomic scaffold, ASM2569854v1 Contig00024, whole genome shotgun sequence genome, one window contains:
- the LOC128036580 gene encoding uncharacterized protein LOC128036580 — translation MERLKTLDLSGCYRVENLSENLQQAKLRPNLSSLFKVIVGRRKNPMPRMLPSLLGLSSLRELKLRDCNLCEGDIPRDISGLSSLRRLDLSGNNFISIPASLTRLSKLSSLDLSNCNMGTLGEAEIHGLSSLKCLRLCGNNFITIRLALTQLSRLESLVLSNCMKLKLLSELPISLACVIIDGCSSLEVVTSLSKICNSVIAINCFKLAANINAITLLKKYLKAFGNSRKCFK, via the exons ATGGAACGTCTAAAAACTCTAGATCTTTCTGGTTGTTATAGAGTTGAAAATTTATCAGAGAATTTGCAGCAAGCAAAGTTACGACCAAATTTGTCTTCTCTTTTCAAGGTAATCGTAGGAAGAAGGAAGAATCCCATGCCTCGTATGTTGCCTTCGCTGTTAGGTTTGAGTTCATTAAGAGAGCTAAAACTAAGGGACTGCAATCTTTGTGAAGGAGATATTCCACGAGATATTTCTGGTCTATCCTCTTTGAGACGTCTTGATCTTAGTGGTAATAATTTCATCAGCATACCTGCATCTCTTACTCGACTCTCGAAGCTTTCGTCTCTTGATTTGTCAAATTGCAACATGGGCACTCTTGGTGAAGCAGAAATTCACGGTCTATCCTCTTTGAAATGTCTTCGTCTTTGTGGTAACAATTTCATCACCATTCGTTTGGCTCTTACTCAACTTTCCAGGCTTGAATCACTTGTATTATCAAATTGCATGAAGCTTAAATTGTTGTCTGAGCTACCGATTAGTTTAGCATGTGTGATTATAGATGGTTGTTCTTCACTTGAAGTAGTTACAAGTCTATCAAAAATATGCAATTCAGTTATAGCCATTAACTGCTTCAAACTGGCTGCGAATATCAATGCAATAACACTGCTGAAAAAATATCTTAAG GCGTTTGGAAATTCTAGAAAATGTTTCAAGTAA
- the LOC105761455 gene encoding disease resistance protein RPP2B-like, producing the protein MARMLPLLSCLSSLRELKLKDCNLCEGDIPRDLSSLSCLEELDLSGNNFISIPASLTRLSKLEELRLSNCNMCTLGEADIHGLSSLKRLFLDGNNFITVPSALTQLSKLKLLALSNCMKLKSLPELPTSIGSVTIDDCSSLEVVASPSKVCNLVGGDDIRAINCFKLAEKINALALLKEHIKALPNSRKWFDDGFFDIMMPGSEIPEWFSQQKSDSSIKIPLPINLRKDSQWIGVACCCIFVNNDASRNKKFISCEGSIFRGRNCRPIYWRNRWVGRYFHKPIMKDHLFLRYFPRDKYGDCETNNLWTTDCLDQICDEPELSFSTFFGPNYRCVKVKKCGVRIVYEKDLEEMKELQCDTTQSSPNFEHIHQHSAHNHGSVGSTSHIKRKRNIYEEMEEEEPQPKLMQNFFNFVMDQSRKKH; encoded by the exons ATGGCTCGGATGTTGCCTTTGTTGTCATGTTTGAGTTCTTTAAGAGAGCTAAAACTAAAGGACTGCAATCTTTGTGAAGGAGATATTCCACGTGATCTTTCTAGTCTATCCTGTTTGGAAGAACTTGATCTTAGTGGTAACAATTTCATCAGCATACCTGCATCTCTTACTCGACTCTCCAAGCTTGAAGAGCTTAGATTGTCAAATTGCAACATGTGCACTCTTGGTGAAGCAGATATTCATGGTCTATCCTCTTTGAAACGACTTTTTCTTGACGGTAACAATTTCATCACCGTTCCTTCGGCTCTGACTCAACTTTCCAAGCTTAAATTGCTTGCATTATCAAATTGCATGAAGCTTAAATCGTTGCCTGAGCTACCAACAAGTATAGGAAGTGTGACAATAGATGATTGTTCTTCACTTGAAGTAGTTGCAAGTCCATCAAAAGTATGCAATTTAGTGGGTGGTGATGACATTCGTGCCATTAACTGCTTCAAATTGGCTGAGAAAATCAATGCATTAGCACTGCTGAAAGAACATATTAAG GCACTTCCAAATTCTAGAAAATGGTTTGATGATGGCTTCTTTGATATTATGATGCCCGGAAGTGAAATTCCAGAATGGTTTAGCCAACAAAAAAGTGACTCTTCAATTAAGATACCCCTACCTATCAACCTTCGGAAAGATAGTCAATGGATTGGAGTTGCTTGTTGCTGCATTTTTGTCAATAATGATGCTTCAAGGAATAAGAAGTTTATCAGCTGTGAAGGATCGATTTTTCGAGGTAGAAATTGTCGACCAATTTATTGGAGAAACCGGTGGGTAGGTCGATACTTTCACAAGCCCATAATGAAAGATCACCTTTTTCTTCGTTATTTTCCGCGTGATAAATATGGTGACTGTGAAACCAATAATTTATGGACGACAGATTGCTTAGATCAAATATGCGATGAGCCTGAGTTGTCTTTCAGTACCTTTTTTGGACCAAATTACCGTTGTGTTAAGGTGAAGAAGTGTGGTGTTAGAATAGTGTATGAGAAAGATTTGGAAGAAATGAAAGAGTTGCAGTGCGATACCACTCAATCTTCTCCAAATTTTGAGCACATCCACCAACACTCTGCTCACAACCATGGATCAGTAGGTAGCACTTCTCACATAAAACGGAAACGTAATATCTATGAAGAAATGGAGGAAGAAGAGCCGCAACCAAAACTGAtgcaaaattttttcaattttgtaatgGACCAATCAAGAAAGAAGCATTAA